The DNA window GGATCGGGGAGGCGATACCAGTCGGACGTTGCCGTGGCCGCATCCTGAGCGCCGACGCTTCCCATGACCGGCGTGGACGCCGGGTTCAATCCGAACGGAAGGGCGACAGTGCTGCCATTGATGCCTTCTCCGCCGGTGCCGCCACCGGTTCCGGCCGTGCCACCCGGAGTGCTCTGGTCCGCGTTGGTGCGGTCGACGCTGTTCGCCGTTCCCGACGCGACATCCTCTTCATCGGGTGTCAGATCGTCGGCGACTCCGTTGGGTGTGAACCCAGACCCACCGGGAGTCGAGAGTGCATCGGCGGGGTTTGCCGACATCGGTTGCAACATGGACTCGTTGGCGTCCGTCTCCAGCAGAACATCCTGTGCGAGGCCACACGGCGAACCGGCAAGGGCGTCGATGTTGGAACGGGCGACCGAGTACGCCGGATACTGCGACACCGCTCCCTTGGCCAGCGACAGTATCTCGAAGACGACCATCGCCGCGGCCGCCACTGTCAGAACCGGTACGTGCCAGATGCGAGACGGCGTGTCCGTGCGTTTCGAGGCAACCGGATGAATGTGGTGCCACGCGGCAACCGCGAGCAACAGCCCTGCGACAGCGAGTAGTGCGACGGCAAATCCATGTCCTGCAATGGATGGTGCCTTGTCTCGCCACGGAACGCCGAAAGCCGATACGTACCACCATCCGTTTCTTCCGACGAAGGAAACGGATACGGCGGCTACCACCGCCGCGGCGAACAATGCACGGTTTCGACGTGATCGAAGGACCATCGGTCCGACTGCTATTGCCGCAGCAACAGCCAGAGATGCAGCGAGGCCCGCGTAGATTCCGAAGTGGTGCGTCCATTTCGTCGGGACGAACATCATCAACACCATCGCACCGACGGTGATCCCGACGATCCGGGCAACCGGTCCCCGCGCGGTACCCGGGATCTGGCCGCCGCGCCGAAGAATCGTCAACGCGACAGTTGCCAGGCACAGGATCATGGTGAAGACAGCAAATCGGCGCCCGAGCGAGCCGTCGACCGCGTCCTGGAATAGCCACTGGTACCGCAGATACTCGTTGAACCACGGCTCGCTGGGCGAAATGACGTGAACCCGTTGCATTTCACGGACAGCCGCCAATGTCTGATCGGCGAACGCGGCGACCAGGATGACCAGGCCGGCGGAGAGCATCGGTAGCAGGAGTGCGGGGTATCCGGTGATACGAGCTCGATCGGCGAGTATTCGGGCTATCGGCCGCGCTCCGGCGATCAGAGCAGCGAAGCAGATGATGCCGGATGGGCCCGCCGTCACGGTGACCGCGCCGATGACGATAGCGGCGGCCGCGGGAAGCAGACGTCGGGTCGCGATGGCCCGTTCGACCGAACACCAGGTCAATAGAACCCCGGCAGCAACGATCGGTTCCGGTCGCAGGCCGTTGTTGAAGGGGAGCCAGAACGCGAGGAACACGAACGCGGCGGTCCACAGCGGCAACGACGAGCGCCGAACTGCTGCGCCCAGACGAGGAGCGACCTCTCGGCTGATCAGCCACCACGTAAGGATGCCGGCCGCGAGCGCTGGAAGCCGCATCCAGACGCTCGCCGTCGACACATGAGTCATCAGGGCCAGGACGTCGTAGAACGGTGTGCCGAAGGGAGATTCCGGCACTCCGAACCATCGGAAGTAGTTGGACATGTAGCCGGCTTCACCGGCGGCTCGTGCCATGCCGAGCTGGTAGCCGTCGTCGGACGTGTTGGCGCCGATGACATGCCAGAGTGCGAGAACGCCGACTACGACAGCATCTTTCACGGTGAAACTCCACCACGACGATGGAAGGAATCTGCGCGCGCGACGACCGTCGGCGGAGTCGAGGCGGTGCAGTGCAAGCAGGGCGATCGCCGTCGCGACAACGGCGGCGATCATCGCCACTAGCTTGACGGCCGTCGGTGACGTAGTGAAACGGGTATCCAGGGTCGCGTCGACGCGCAGGCCCTCCGGTGTAGCGGCGCCGGATAGATCTGAGAACACCCCGACCATCTGGGGGCGCAGATCCTGCTCGAGCACCTGCTCGGTGTCGCTACCCGCAGTACCGGTCACTGCGACGGTCGTCTGTCTGGGCGTGGAGGATACCGTGACTGCGCACCCGGCGTCGGGGTCGATCTGAGTGGACAACAGAACAGTATTGCGTGCGACAACTTCGAACCGATCGGCCTGCACGCGTGCGGACAACGCCCATCGATCCGGTTCTGCTGCACCGATCGGAGCGGTCGACACCACGACGCCGCCACCCGTGGTTGCCAACTCCCCGATGGCGGAACAGGGAATCGTCATATCGAAGGCCGTCGGTGTGTAGGAGACCAGCGGCGCTGTGACCGCTTGGACCGAGTTGCCTTCCGGCCACGACATGCGGGCCTCGGTCTGGTGTACCGGCAACAAGGGAATCGAGATGGCTGCGAGGATCCCGATGACTGCGGCTGCGACGGCGACGATGCGGGCTCGGCGGAAGTCCGATTTTCGTCGAGTCGTCGTGAATTCAGAACTGGTGTCCCCCATGGCGGCCGACCCTATCAAAGGCTAACGAACTGACGAGCTAGCGAACTGACGAGGTGGGCGGCGGAGCCGCCTCTGTTCCGGCCGGTGAGGGTGACGCTGTCGTCAGGTCACTCCAGGGCGTTCGATCAAGCGACGTAGAAGCCTGTTGAGCTGCTGTCGCTCTTCGGTCGATAGCGGAGCGACAAGTTCGTCTTGGGCGGCATCGACCATGGAGTCCAAGTCTCCGAGCCTCTCCTCGCCCGCGTGGGTGATGTCGACGATGTTGCGTCGACGATCGCCTGGGTCGGGAGTTCGTTGCACGTATCCGCTGGCTTGCAACGCGGTCAGAGCCGCAACGGCGTCTCCGCGATCGATACCGAGGCGATCACACATCTCCGCCTGGCCTACTGCTCCGAACTCACTGAGGCCCGCCAGGATCGCGTAGTGCATTCGGCCACCCGGGCCGTCGAAGTGTTGCGAGACGATGCGATTGGCACGGGCAGACGCGTGATTGAGCAGCAGCGAGGTCTGCCGTAGGAGGCGAGCCGGAAGGTCGACGCTCGGTGGCAACAGTGGGTCGGTCACCGGGCAATACTAACCAAGCCGTTGGCATTCCAACGACTATCGGCTACCGTTGGGAGTCCAACGACTTTCGAGGGGGAGCTGGATGGCGATCGACGAGAACGAGTCCGAAGAGACTCATCCGAACGTGTGGCGGATGGCGGTTCTGCTCGCCTTCGGGTCTCTGATGGCAGGCCTGGACACCTCTTTGGTCAATCTCGGACTGCACGCCATCGGCGACAGCGTCGGCGCATCTCTGACGCGGGTGCAGTGGATACACAGCGGCTATTTGCTCGCGTTGGCCGCGTCGTTGCCGATCTCCGGCTGGCTCAGCCGACGATACGGCGCAGGGAGCCTGTGGATTTGGGCGCTAGTGGCGTTCACCGTCACGTCCATGCTGTGTGCTGCTTCGCCGAACATCGAGATGTTGATCGTGGCACGGGTTCTGCAGGGACTGGCAGGCGGCCTGCTGATACCCGCGGGTATGACGATTCTCGGTCAGGTGGCGGGCAAGGCGCGCATGGGGCGGGTCATCGCCATCTCGACGGTGCCGGCGATTGTGGCACCGGCCTTCGGTCCGTTGTTGGGTGCGCTGCTCATTTCTGCCTTGTCGTGGCAATGGCTGTTCTTGATCAACGTGCCGATCGGCGCGCTCGGAACTGTGCTGGCCGTGCGTCTACTTCCACCGGGGCGGCGTGAAGCCGCAGGTTCTCTTGATCTGGTGTCCTTGGCGCTGGTCACGTTGGGACTTCCCCTAACTGTTTACTGCATCAGCACAGTCGGCGATGGCAGCTTCCCGTGGATTCTGCTTGTTTTGGGTGTGGTCGCGCTGAGCGCATTCGGATGGCGGTCGCTACACGGCAACGGAACCCTCGTCGATCTGAGGTTACTGGGCAACAGGCGATTCGCGGCAGCGTCCATGGAAGTCTTCTTCGCGGGTGCGGCACTGTTCGGCGGGCTGATCGTGATGCCGCTGTACTTCCAGATTCAACTGGGCGTAGGGATCGTGGATGCGGGACTTCTGTTGATGGCGTTCAGCCTCGCTGCTGCGGTGACGTTTCCACCCGCTGGTTGGCTCAGTGATCGATTCGGCGGCGGTCTGGTTGCAGCGACCGGGCTCGCAGTGACTGTCGCTGGAACCGTTCCTATGGTCTTACTGCCCGAGACGCCGAATCTGGTGCTGCTCGAATTTCTGCAGGTCGCCCGGGGAGTTGGATTGGCGCTGGCAGGATCCCCGGGAGTGTCGGCGGCGCTGGCGGCAGTCCGCACACACGAGATCGCCGACGCCAGTGTGCAAGTAAATGTATTTTCGCGCGTCGGAGGTGCACTCGGTAGCGCACTGTTGGTATCGATCCTCATGAATGATGGAGTTGCCGAGACGATTCCGCTCCACGCGTTTCGTGCAGCGTTCTGGTGGCTCGCCGCGACTGCGACGGTTGCGCTGGGAGCGGCGGTCTGGCTGGCCCTCGAACAACGAAAAGAAGCAATGAAATCTCAACCTACGCAGGTACGAAGGAGCATGATATGACCCGCATCGGGATCATCACCGGCAGCACTCGGCCAGGCCGAAAGAGCAAGGCGGTAGCCCAGTGGGTTCATCGAGTTGCTATGCAGCGAGGCGATGCCACGTACGAGCTGGTCGACCTCACGGAGTTCGACCTACCTCATCTCGATGAGCCGGTGGCGGCGGCGATGAGCCGGGAGTATCTGGGCCAGCACACGATTCGCTGGTCCGCTGCGATCGACTCCTACGACGGGTACATCTTTGTCACCCCTGAATACAATCACGGTCCTCCGGGAGTGCTGAAGAATGCAATCGACTACCTGTACCACGAATGGCGTGACAAATCCGTCGGATTCGTCGGCTACGGGACCACAGGCGGCACCCGCGCAGTCGAACAGCTCCGTCTCGTCACCGCGGAGTTGCACTTGGCCGGCGTTCGAGACCAAGTTGCGTTGTCTCTGTTCGACGACTTCGACGACAACGGGACTGTCGCCCCGGGTAGTCACCATCAGTCGACCCTGACCAAAATGCTGGGCCAGGTGGTGGCGTGGTCACAGGCGCTGGCGCCCTTGCGAGGGGCGTAGTAAGTGGGTGGTGACGACTGTGCGGCGCCCACCCATCCCGACCGGGGCCGAGACGGTGATGGCCAAGCGCTCGGCCGGTGGGCCGGGACTGTCTTGCTGGCGTTCGTGCCGACGGGGGTTCGGACCACGTCTGAGGAACTGGATATCGATTGCACCGTCGGATCCGTCAGAATGGCACTACCAGCCCACTGCACTACCTGCCGAAGGATGAACGATGATCTCCATACACCTGCGGTACGAGATCGACCCCGATCGACTCGACGACTTCCGCGAGTACGGACGTCGATGGATTCCTCTCGTCGAGCGGTTCGGCGGCCGACATCACGGCTACTTCCTGCCGAGCGAAGGTGACAGCGACGAAGCGTTCGCGCTGTTCACCTTCGACTCACTTGCGGCTTACGAGAAGTACCGACAGGACTCCGCCGTCGACCCGGACTGCATCGAGGCATTCCGGTTTGCCCGGACCACGGGATGCATCAGGCGCTACGAACGTCGTTTCCTGTCACCGTTGTTCGCGGGTGAGTGAGGACCCTAGACGAGCGACGCCGACAAGCCCCCGTCGAGAATGTAGTGGCTTCCGGTGATCCACGACGCTTTGTCGTTCGACGCGAGGAACAGCGTCACTTCCGCGATGTCCTCGGGTGTTCCCAACCGTCCCTGTTTGGCGGCGACGAGATCGCCGAACGGCATCTGCGTAGCGGCTTCGAAGTCCGGGACCAGTCGATCGACCATTGCAGTGTCGGCGAAGCCGGGGCATACGGCGTTCACCCGGACTCCCGAGGCCCGCATCTCGATGGCCGCGACACGCGTGAGCTGGATGACTGCAGCCTTTGTGGCGCAATAGGAACCGAGTAGCGGGCTACCGCCGACGCCGGCGAGCGAGGCGATGTTGACGATGTTGCCCTTCGACTCGACCAGCGGACCGATCGCGGCCTTCATAACCAGGAACGGGCCCTTCACGTTCACCGCATAGATCTTGTCGAAGCTCTCCGTCGACTGCTGCAGCAACGGCGACGAGATTTCGATACCGGCGTTGTTCACGACGATGTCGAGTCCGCCCAGAACCTCCACGGCCTGCGCGACGGCGGCCTGTACCTGGGCCTCGTCGGAGACGTCACAGTTCGCGACGCCCGCGGCACCGATCTCCTCGGCGGCCTTGGCTGCCGCTCCCTCGTCGACATCGCTGACGACGACGCGTGCACCACGCTCGATGAACATCTTGGAGATGGCTTTTCCGATGCCGGCGCCGGAGCCGGTGACGAATACTCGCTTGCCCTCGAACTCGGTCATGGTGTGCTTCCTTTCGATGATGCGGAGAGTGACATGGTGGTGCGCACTTCGGTCTTGAGGACCTTCCCGACCTTCGACCGGGGAAGGTCGATCCATATCTGAATCTGTTTGGGCGCCTTGATGCTTCCAATTCGCGCTTTCACGAAGTCGATCAGTTCCTCGGTCGACGCTTCGCGTCCGGGACGAAGAAGAACGGCGGCGGTGACCCGTTCTCCCCACTTGGCGTCGGGTAGCCCGACGACGGCACTTTCCTTGACCGAGGGGTGAGACAACAACGCCTGTTCCACCTCGGCCGAGTAGACGTTGAAGCCACCCGTGATGATCATGTCCTTTGCCCGGTCGACGACGTAGAGATAGCCGTCGTCGTCGAGATAACCGATATCACCGGTATGGTGCCAGCCATGCGCGCCCACTTCGGCTGTCGCGTCGGGATTCTCGTGGTACCCCTGCATCACCAGAGGGCCGCGGACGACGATTTCGCCGCGTTCGCCGCGCCCGAGCAGCGCACCCTCGTCGTTCATGATCGCGACCGTCGTCAGTGGTGTCGGCTTGCCGGCCGAGGTCAGCCGCTCGACGGCGATGGAGCCGTCGCTGCGGAAGTGATCGGCCGGTGCGAGCGTGGCGATCATGTTGGGTGCCTCGGTCTGTCCGAAAAGCTGTCCGAGAACGGGCCCGATTCGGGTCAGTGCCTCCTCGAGCCGCGTCGGCGACATCGGTGCAGCGCCGTACCAGAGGCATCGCAACGACGACAGATCCGTTCCGTCGAGATCTGGATGGTCGAGGACACCGTAGATGACCGTCGGAGGAAGAAATGCGTGTGTGATGCCGTGCTGTTCGATCAGGGACAGAAACTTCCCGACGTCGGGGGCAGGCATGACGACCACATGACCCCCGAGGCTGAGAACGGGGAATGTCAGCACTCCCGCCGAATGAGTCAGCGGCGCGAGCGCTAGATACTGAGGACGTTCGCCGAAGGGATAGCTCATCAACGCCGTCGCCGTGGAGGTCATCATGTTCTCCTCGGTCAGGCGCACACCCTTCGGTCTGCCGGTGGTGCCACCGGTTCCGGCGATCATGCACAGCCCATCGGCAGGCCGTCGGTCGACGACCGAGCCGGATCCCTGCTCGGTGAGCCACTGCTCGTAGGACAGTGCGCCGGGCACCTCCCCGTCGAGACATACGATCCATTCGAGTTGCGGCAATTGGTCGCGGATGCGAGCAACGAGTTCGGCAAAAGCGCTCTGGAAGAACAGGAATCGGCAACCGAACAAGTCGAACAGTTGCCGGTTCTCGTCTGCCTCGTTGCGCGGATTGATCGGGCACCACACGGCACCTGCTCGCGAGATCGCGAAGACGCACGTCAGCGCGAGCGGATCGTTGGCGGACAACACCGCCACACGGTCGCCTGTATCGATCCCGGTGTGTTGCAGTGCGCTGGCGATTCTGACCGTGTCGTCGTATACCTCCCCATAGCTTCGAGTTCGGTCATCGATGGTGAGACACGGTGCATCTCGGCCCAGGGATACCCCTTTGTCGAGGTAGTCGGACAGCCTCATCGGCCCTGTCCTCAGCTGTGCGCGGTGACGATGGGGTCGAGTACAAGTCCGAACGCGCGCAGCACGCCGAGTAGTTCTCGATGACCGAATGCCTGGCAGCTGGACGCGAATCCG is part of the Rhodococcus sovatensis genome and encodes:
- a CDS encoding NAD(P)H-dependent oxidoreductase — translated: MTRIGIITGSTRPGRKSKAVAQWVHRVAMQRGDATYELVDLTEFDLPHLDEPVAAAMSREYLGQHTIRWSAAIDSYDGYIFVTPEYNHGPPGVLKNAIDYLYHEWRDKSVGFVGYGTTGGTRAVEQLRLVTAELHLAGVRDQVALSLFDDFDDNGTVAPGSHHQSTLTKMLGQVVAWSQALAPLRGA
- a CDS encoding NIPSNAP family protein; the protein is MISIHLRYEIDPDRLDDFREYGRRWIPLVERFGGRHHGYFLPSEGDSDEAFALFTFDSLAAYEKYRQDSAVDPDCIEAFRFARTTGCIRRYERRFLSPLFAGE
- a CDS encoding MarR family winged helix-turn-helix transcriptional regulator gives rise to the protein MTDPLLPPSVDLPARLLRQTSLLLNHASARANRIVSQHFDGPGGRMHYAILAGLSEFGAVGQAEMCDRLGIDRGDAVAALTALQASGYVQRTPDPGDRRRNIVDITHAGEERLGDLDSMVDAAQDELVAPLSTEERQQLNRLLRRLIERPGVT
- a CDS encoding arabinosyltransferase domain-containing protein yields the protein MGDTSSEFTTTRRKSDFRRARIVAVAAAVIGILAAISIPLLPVHQTEARMSWPEGNSVQAVTAPLVSYTPTAFDMTIPCSAIGELATTGGGVVVSTAPIGAAEPDRWALSARVQADRFEVVARNTVLLSTQIDPDAGCAVTVSSTPRQTTVAVTGTAGSDTEQVLEQDLRPQMVGVFSDLSGAATPEGLRVDATLDTRFTTSPTAVKLVAMIAAVVATAIALLALHRLDSADGRRARRFLPSSWWSFTVKDAVVVGVLALWHVIGANTSDDGYQLGMARAAGEAGYMSNYFRWFGVPESPFGTPFYDVLALMTHVSTASVWMRLPALAAGILTWWLISREVAPRLGAAVRRSSLPLWTAAFVFLAFWLPFNNGLRPEPIVAAGVLLTWCSVERAIATRRLLPAAAAIVIGAVTVTAGPSGIICFAALIAGARPIARILADRARITGYPALLLPMLSAGLVILVAAFADQTLAAVREMQRVHVISPSEPWFNEYLRYQWLFQDAVDGSLGRRFAVFTMILCLATVALTILRRGGQIPGTARGPVARIVGITVGAMVLMMFVPTKWTHHFGIYAGLAASLAVAAAIAVGPMVLRSRRNRALFAAAVVAAVSVSFVGRNGWWYVSAFGVPWRDKAPSIAGHGFAVALLAVAGLLLAVAAWHHIHPVASKRTDTPSRIWHVPVLTVAAAAMVVFEILSLAKGAVSQYPAYSVARSNIDALAGSPCGLAQDVLLETDANESMLQPMSANPADALSTPGGSGFTPNGVADDLTPDEEDVASGTANSVDRTNADQSTPGGTAGTGGGTGGEGINGSTVALPFGLNPASTPVMGSVGAQDAATATSDWYRLPDPDSDGSRGDIVSIAAAGRIRSVDADGIETYGQKLEVEYGTTSSDGSVSLLGSAVPIDIGPTPSWRNLRVPLADLPVEADAVRIVAADYDIRGEQWVAFTPPRVPVTRTLQDVVGRESTILLDWAVGLNFPCQHQMLHANGAAEVPEYRISPDRPLAVVTGLWQDHYGGGPLGWTQLLLGARTIPSYLADDWDQDWGSIEQFVAIDKSARPAELQLSTETRSGLWTPGPINITS
- a CDS encoding long-chain fatty acid--CoA ligase, whose product is MRLSDYLDKGVSLGRDAPCLTIDDRTRSYGEVYDDTVRIASALQHTGIDTGDRVAVLSANDPLALTCVFAISRAGAVWCPINPRNEADENRQLFDLFGCRFLFFQSAFAELVARIRDQLPQLEWIVCLDGEVPGALSYEQWLTEQGSGSVVDRRPADGLCMIAGTGGTTGRPKGVRLTEENMMTSTATALMSYPFGERPQYLALAPLTHSAGVLTFPVLSLGGHVVVMPAPDVGKFLSLIEQHGITHAFLPPTVIYGVLDHPDLDGTDLSSLRCLWYGAAPMSPTRLEEALTRIGPVLGQLFGQTEAPNMIATLAPADHFRSDGSIAVERLTSAGKPTPLTTVAIMNDEGALLGRGERGEIVVRGPLVMQGYHENPDATAEVGAHGWHHTGDIGYLDDDGYLYVVDRAKDMIITGGFNVYSAEVEQALLSHPSVKESAVVGLPDAKWGERVTAAVLLRPGREASTEELIDFVKARIGSIKAPKQIQIWIDLPRSKVGKVLKTEVRTTMSLSASSKGSTP
- a CDS encoding SDR family NAD(P)-dependent oxidoreductase, producing MTEFEGKRVFVTGSGAGIGKAISKMFIERGARVVVSDVDEGAAAKAAEEIGAAGVANCDVSDEAQVQAAVAQAVEVLGGLDIVVNNAGIEISSPLLQQSTESFDKIYAVNVKGPFLVMKAAIGPLVESKGNIVNIASLAGVGGSPLLGSYCATKAAVIQLTRVAAIEMRASGVRVNAVCPGFADTAMVDRLVPDFEAATQMPFGDLVAAKQGRLGTPEDIAEVTLFLASNDKASWITGSHYILDGGLSASLV
- a CDS encoding DHA2 family efflux MFS transporter permease subunit, with the protein product MAIDENESEETHPNVWRMAVLLAFGSLMAGLDTSLVNLGLHAIGDSVGASLTRVQWIHSGYLLALAASLPISGWLSRRYGAGSLWIWALVAFTVTSMLCAASPNIEMLIVARVLQGLAGGLLIPAGMTILGQVAGKARMGRVIAISTVPAIVAPAFGPLLGALLISALSWQWLFLINVPIGALGTVLAVRLLPPGRREAAGSLDLVSLALVTLGLPLTVYCISTVGDGSFPWILLVLGVVALSAFGWRSLHGNGTLVDLRLLGNRRFAAASMEVFFAGAALFGGLIVMPLYFQIQLGVGIVDAGLLLMAFSLAAAVTFPPAGWLSDRFGGGLVAATGLAVTVAGTVPMVLLPETPNLVLLEFLQVARGVGLALAGSPGVSAALAAVRTHEIADASVQVNVFSRVGGALGSALLVSILMNDGVAETIPLHAFRAAFWWLAATATVALGAAVWLALEQRKEAMKSQPTQVRRSMI